The Paenibacillus macerans genome includes a window with the following:
- the trpB gene encoding tryptophan synthase subunit beta gives MKQAQVPDEHGRFGPFGGRYVPETLMNALIELEESYLKYKDDADFQQEIAYLLKQYSGRETPLYFAERLTEHLGGAKIYLKREDLNHTGAHKINNAIGQGILAKRMGKKKVIAETGAGQHGVATATVAALLGLECKVFMGEEDTKRQQLNVFRMKLLGAEVIPVMSGTRTLKDACNEALRYWVSNVHDTFYILGSATGPHPYPMMVRNFQRIIGDETRRQMLETEGRLPDMLVAAVGGGSNAIGMFYPFIEDKDVRLVGVEAAGKGVDTEFHAATMTKGKRGVFQGSMSYLLQDEYGQVQPAHSISAGLDYPGIGPEHSYLKDIERAKYYPITDREALEALQLLSRTEGIIPALESAHAVAQVVKLAPGMSPGEIVVICLSGRGDKDVESIMAYTEGRGSL, from the coding sequence ATGAAGCAAGCGCAAGTGCCTGATGAACACGGACGCTTTGGTCCGTTTGGCGGCCGTTATGTGCCGGAAACGCTGATGAACGCGCTGATTGAACTGGAAGAGTCCTATTTAAAATATAAAGACGATGCTGATTTTCAGCAGGAGATCGCTTATTTGCTGAAGCAATATTCCGGCCGGGAGACGCCGCTGTATTTCGCGGAGCGTCTGACCGAGCATTTGGGCGGAGCGAAAATTTATTTGAAGCGCGAGGATTTAAACCACACCGGAGCCCACAAAATCAACAACGCGATCGGTCAGGGGATTTTGGCCAAGCGGATGGGCAAGAAAAAAGTGATCGCCGAAACCGGGGCCGGGCAGCATGGCGTAGCTACCGCCACCGTCGCCGCTTTGCTTGGTCTGGAGTGCAAGGTGTTTATGGGCGAAGAGGATACGAAACGCCAGCAGCTCAACGTGTTTCGGATGAAGCTGCTGGGCGCCGAGGTTATCCCCGTCATGTCGGGGACGCGGACGCTGAAGGACGCCTGCAATGAGGCGCTGCGCTATTGGGTCAGCAACGTGCACGACACGTTTTACATCCTCGGTTCGGCGACCGGGCCGCATCCGTATCCGATGATGGTGCGCAACTTCCAGCGCATTATCGGCGACGAGACGAGACGGCAAATGCTGGAGACTGAAGGACGGCTGCCGGACATGCTGGTGGCCGCGGTCGGCGGCGGAAGCAACGCGATCGGGATGTTTTACCCGTTTATCGAGGACAAGGACGTCCGGCTCGTCGGCGTCGAAGCGGCCGGGAAAGGCGTGGATACCGAATTCCACGCGGCCACGATGACCAAGGGCAAAAGAGGCGTGTTCCAGGGCTCGATGAGCTATTTGCTGCAGGACGAATACGGCCAGGTGCAGCCGGCGCATTCGATTTCGGCCGGGCTGGATTACCCGGGCATCGGGCCGGAGCATTCTTATTTGAAGGATATAGAGCGCGCCAAGTATTATCCGATCACCGATCGGGAGGCGCTGGAGGCGCTGCAGTTGCTCAGCCGGACGGAGGGCATTATCCCCGCGCTGGAATCGGCGCACGCCGTGGCCCAGGTTGTGAAGCTGGCGCCCGGGATGAGCCCGGGTGAGATCGTCGTCATTTGCCTGTCCGGCCGCGGCGACAAGGATGTTGAATCGATTATGGCATATACGGAAGGCAGGGGATCGTTATGA
- a CDS encoding prephenate dehydrogenase — protein sequence MTTKIAIFGVGLIGGSLALCLKGKPGITVVGHAHRPESLKRIVERGVVDAATLSMEEAAEDADFIFLCVPVGNLEEYLVKLNGLTLKPGCIVTDVGSTKAAVAARAAAISRPGVHFIGGHPMAGSERSGVEAASSLLFENAYYVLTPSSDIPEEAYIRLERLLSYTKAQIVRVDPMLHDEIVGAISHLPHIIAVALVNQVCDYNSSNGLYRMLAAGGFRDITRIASSDPVIWRDILLSNRKVVLDLLNDWNREIEGFVKLLEDENGAGIEDAFQKANRFRSELPERRKGAITSLFDIYIDVPDHPGIIGQIATELGTRHINLSNMQIIESREDVPGVMRLSFRQEAEMERAKELLQGLGYSVYV from the coding sequence ATGACAACAAAAATCGCCATATTTGGGGTAGGTTTAATCGGAGGATCGCTGGCGCTTTGCCTTAAGGGCAAGCCCGGCATCACCGTCGTGGGGCACGCGCATCGTCCCGAGTCTTTAAAACGCATCGTGGAGCGCGGCGTCGTGGATGCCGCGACGCTTTCCATGGAAGAGGCGGCCGAGGATGCCGACTTTATTTTTTTGTGCGTACCGGTCGGAAACTTGGAAGAGTATTTGGTGAAGCTGAACGGCCTTACGCTCAAGCCGGGCTGCATCGTAACGGACGTAGGCAGCACCAAAGCGGCGGTGGCCGCCCGTGCCGCGGCCATTTCGCGCCCCGGCGTGCATTTTATCGGCGGCCATCCGATGGCCGGGTCCGAGCGCTCCGGCGTGGAAGCGGCCTCTTCCTTGCTGTTCGAGAACGCCTATTATGTGCTGACTCCGTCTTCGGACATTCCGGAGGAGGCATACATACGCCTTGAGCGGCTGTTGTCGTATACGAAGGCGCAAATCGTCCGCGTCGATCCGATGCTGCACGATGAAATCGTCGGTGCGATCAGCCATCTGCCGCATATTATCGCGGTTGCGCTGGTCAACCAGGTGTGCGATTACAACAGCTCCAACGGGCTGTACCGGATGCTTGCGGCAGGGGGGTTCCGGGATATTACCCGCATCGCCTCCAGCGATCCTGTTATCTGGCGGGATATTTTGCTCAGCAACCGCAAGGTGGTGCTGGATTTGCTGAACGATTGGAACCGGGAGATCGAAGGCTTCGTCAAGCTGCTGGAGGACGAAAACGGAGCGGGGATTGAGGACGCTTTCCAAAAAGCGAACCGCTTCCGCAGCGAGCTGCCGGAACGGCGCAAAGGCGCGATCACTTCCTTGTTCGATATCTACATCGACGTGCCCGACCATCCGGGCATTATCGGACAGATCGCCACGGAGCTGGGAACGCGCCACATCAATTTAAGCAATATGCAAATTATTGAAAGCCGGGAGGACGTGCCGGGGGTGATGCGCCTTTCTTTTCGCCAGGAAGCGGAGATGGAGCGTGCGAAAGAGCTGCTGCAGGGGCTTGGTTACTCGGTCTATGTCTAA
- the trpE gene encoding anthranilate synthase component I — MATPQVEQVIALAKDYNLIPITRTLLADLETPIRIFRRVAQRERAFLLESVEGGSQWARYSFIGTDPFLTIAAKKGEVVLERAGGKETLRSAKPLDELKAILRSYRSPKLPEMPPFTGGAIGFFGYDLLQYYEKLPAHRVDDLNMDDMQFMFCDQVIVFDHVKQRILLVANVHVKEGDRDEDIRRSYELAERKLDEAADLLHQEGPGESFNRRPMPVVTDLGDVRSNLTKEQFIANVEKGKEYIRAGDIFQVVLSQRFHIETEVDPLHVYRVLRTLNPSPYMYYLKLDGEIIVGTSPEALVKVDSGRVETRPIAGTRPRGATEAADLALEAELLADEKERAEHLMLVDLGRNDLGRVSEFGSVQCESYMEIERYSHVMHMVSKVSGRLRGDKDFFDAFLSCLPAGTVSGAPKLRAMEIIAELENEARGTYAGAIGYLGFSGNMDSCITIRTIVFKHGKAYVQAGGGIVWDSVPENEYQESVNKAKALLTAIRTAEQMFPPAAKDGDVLNQDYLYEYIPGK; from the coding sequence ATGGCAACCCCGCAAGTAGAACAGGTCATTGCTTTGGCTAAAGATTACAATCTGATCCCGATTACCCGGACGCTGCTCGCCGATTTGGAGACGCCGATCCGCATTTTCCGCCGCGTCGCCCAGCGGGAGCGGGCATTTTTGCTGGAGAGCGTGGAGGGCGGGAGCCAGTGGGCGCGCTATTCCTTTATCGGCACCGACCCGTTTTTGACGATTGCGGCGAAAAAAGGAGAAGTGGTGCTGGAACGTGCAGGCGGCAAAGAAACGCTGCGTTCGGCGAAGCCGCTCGATGAGCTGAAAGCGATCCTGCGGAGTTACCGCAGTCCGAAGCTTCCGGAAATGCCGCCGTTTACCGGCGGAGCGATCGGGTTTTTCGGCTACGATTTGCTGCAGTATTACGAAAAGCTTCCCGCCCACCGGGTGGACGATCTGAATATGGACGATATGCAGTTTATGTTTTGCGATCAGGTGATCGTGTTCGACCACGTCAAGCAGCGGATTCTGCTGGTCGCCAACGTGCACGTTAAGGAAGGCGACCGCGACGAGGACATCCGGCGTTCTTACGAGCTGGCGGAACGGAAGCTGGACGAGGCGGCCGACCTGCTGCACCAGGAAGGACCGGGCGAAAGCTTCAACCGCCGCCCGATGCCGGTCGTGACCGATTTGGGCGATGTCCGTTCCAACCTGACCAAGGAGCAGTTTATCGCTAATGTGGAGAAAGGGAAGGAATACATCCGCGCCGGAGATATTTTTCAAGTGGTGCTGTCGCAGCGGTTCCATATCGAAACCGAGGTCGATCCGCTCCATGTGTACCGGGTGCTGCGCACGCTCAATCCTTCTCCTTACATGTACTATCTCAAGCTGGACGGCGAGATCATCGTCGGAACGTCGCCGGAGGCGCTGGTGAAGGTGGACAGCGGGCGGGTCGAGACGCGGCCGATCGCCGGCACCCGGCCGCGCGGGGCAACGGAGGCGGCCGACCTCGCCTTGGAAGCGGAGCTGCTTGCGGACGAAAAAGAGCGCGCCGAGCATCTGATGCTGGTCGACCTGGGCCGCAACGATTTGGGCCGGGTTTCGGAATTCGGCAGCGTTCAATGCGAGTCGTACATGGAAATCGAGCGATATTCGCACGTGATGCACATGGTTTCGAAGGTTTCCGGCCGGCTGCGCGGCGACAAGGACTTTTTCGACGCTTTTCTGTCCTGCCTGCCGGCGGGCACCGTATCCGGGGCGCCGAAGCTGCGGGCGATGGAGATCATCGCCGAGCTGGAGAACGAAGCCCGGGGCACCTATGCGGGGGCGATCGGGTATCTCGGATTTTCCGGCAATATGGACTCGTGCATCACGATCCGGACGATCGTGTTTAAGCACGGAAAAGCTTACGTGCAGGCCGGCGGCGGGATCGTCTGGGATTCCGTGCCGGAAAACGAATATCAAGAGTCGGTGAACAAGGCCAAAGCGCTGCTGACGGCGATCCGCACGGCGGAGCAGATGTTTCCGCCCGCAGCCAAGGACGGCGATGTGCTGAACCAAGACTATTTATACGAATATATCCCGGGAAAATAA
- the trpC gene encoding indole-3-glycerol phosphate synthase TrpC produces the protein MYLERIVETKKSEVEHLAAVFSLADAERRIAELAPARGFHRALASGRKREMGLIAEVKKASPSKGLIRPDFHPVELAKSYEAAGTDCISVLTDETYFQGSGAYLSAIREAVKVPLLRKDFVIDERQIYEARLLGADAVLLIAAILSDAQLRDYLKTVAALGLDALVEVHDREEMERVLALGTAGLIGINNRNLRTFEVSLETTAALAELVPPEVTLISESGIRTREDIAYLAANGAKGVLIGETFMRQADVGQAVHELMGLLPQAAAPGGTAERRAAHE, from the coding sequence ATGTATCTTGAGCGGATTGTGGAGACCAAAAAAAGCGAAGTCGAGCATCTGGCCGCCGTGTTTTCGCTGGCCGACGCCGAGCGGCGCATCGCGGAGCTGGCGCCGGCGCGGGGCTTCCACCGCGCGCTCGCTTCCGGGCGTAAACGGGAAATGGGCTTGATCGCCGAGGTGAAGAAGGCATCGCCGTCCAAAGGCCTGATCCGCCCCGATTTCCATCCGGTGGAGCTGGCGAAGAGCTATGAAGCGGCGGGGACGGACTGCATTTCCGTGCTGACGGACGAGACGTATTTTCAGGGGAGCGGCGCCTATTTGTCCGCCATTCGCGAGGCGGTTAAGGTACCGCTGCTGCGCAAGGATTTCGTCATCGACGAGCGGCAAATCTACGAAGCGCGGCTGCTTGGCGCGGATGCCGTGCTGCTGATCGCGGCCATCCTCAGCGATGCGCAGCTGCGCGATTATCTGAAGACGGTGGCGGCGCTTGGGCTCGATGCGCTCGTGGAAGTGCACGACCGCGAGGAGATGGAGCGGGTGCTGGCGTTAGGGACGGCGGGGCTCATCGGCATCAACAACCGGAATTTGCGGACGTTTGAGGTGTCTCTAGAGACGACGGCCGCGCTTGCCGAGCTAGTGCCGCCCGAAGTGACGCTGATCAGCGAAAGCGGCATCCGGACGCGGGAAGACATCGCGTATTTGGCGGCGAACGGAGCCAAAGGCGTGCTGATCGGCGAAACGTTTATGCGCCAGGCGGATGTCGGGCAGGCCGTTCATGAGTTGATGGGGCTTTTGCCGCAAGCGGCCGCGCCCGGGGGGACCGCGGAAAGAAGGGCTGCTCATGAGTGA
- the hisC gene encoding histidinol-phosphate transaminase has product MLPKPQIVGLPVYQPGKPIEEVKKELGLDDVIKLASNENPYGCSPRVRAAIEQEFMNISLYPDGSAAELTEAVAGHLGVNREQIIFGCGSDEIIALIARAFFLPGDETVMADQTFSVYKSNADIEGAVSIEVPLKDGTHDLEAMLARLGTKTKIVWICNPNNPTGTIVPHEQLVSFLDRVPGHVLVVLDEAYAEYVTDAAYSDGIGLLEKYPNLVVLRTFSKIYGLASLRIGYGVGQPAVIKLINQVREPFNTSRIGQAAAKAALADQEYVQGCREKNRSGIQYLYEQFDRLGLSYFPAHGNFIMVDVKRPAADMFQALLKLGVIIRAGFPKYPDSIRVTVGSAEQNAKFIDALEQVLSKSATEV; this is encoded by the coding sequence ATGTTGCCCAAACCCCAGATCGTGGGTCTGCCGGTATATCAGCCCGGTAAACCGATCGAAGAAGTAAAAAAAGAGCTCGGCCTTGATGATGTGATCAAGCTGGCCTCTAACGAAAATCCGTACGGCTGTTCCCCGCGCGTCCGCGCCGCCATTGAGCAGGAGTTTATGAACATCAGCCTGTATCCGGACGGCAGCGCGGCGGAATTGACGGAGGCGGTGGCGGGGCATCTTGGCGTCAACCGGGAGCAAATTATTTTCGGCTGCGGCTCGGACGAAATTATCGCGTTGATTGCCCGTGCGTTTTTTCTGCCCGGCGACGAAACGGTGATGGCCGATCAGACGTTCAGCGTTTACAAGAGCAACGCCGATATCGAAGGCGCGGTCAGCATCGAGGTGCCGCTGAAAGACGGCACGCATGATCTGGAGGCGATGCTCGCCCGCCTCGGCACAAAAACGAAGATCGTATGGATTTGCAACCCGAACAATCCAACCGGAACGATTGTTCCGCACGAGCAGCTCGTTTCTTTCCTGGATCGGGTACCGGGCCATGTCCTCGTCGTGCTGGATGAAGCTTATGCCGAGTATGTGACCGATGCCGCTTATTCCGACGGAATCGGTTTGCTTGAGAAATATCCGAACTTGGTCGTATTGCGGACGTTCTCGAAAATTTACGGGCTCGCCTCGCTGCGGATCGGTTACGGCGTGGGCCAGCCGGCGGTGATCAAGCTGATCAACCAGGTGCGCGAGCCGTTCAATACGTCCCGCATCGGGCAGGCGGCGGCCAAAGCGGCTTTGGCCGACCAGGAGTACGTGCAGGGCTGCCGCGAGAAAAACCGCAGTGGAATCCAGTATTTATATGAGCAGTTTGATCGCTTGGGCTTGTCCTATTTTCCGGCTCACGGGAATTTCATCATGGTCGATGTTAAACGCCCGGCCGCGGACATGTTTCAAGCGCTGCTGAAGCTTGGCGTTATCATCCGCGCCGGTTTTCCCAAATATCCGGATTCGATTCGGGTGACCGTCGGTTCGGCGGAGCAAAACGCGAAATTTATAGACGCTTTGGAACAGGTGCTGAGCAAGTCGGCCACAGAGGTATAA
- a CDS encoding AraC family transcriptional regulator, with product MDLKKWRQELASVLNGLCREIRVDDAVIDWADIVIEQTGGAGRCPAHAHTWYEFNYVLSGRMQTRFMDKDVMVREGEFFLIPPGMTHSHIYYRDDPHEGVCFRWRFRPVSGTRPDAGGQGLFERLSLLKDWPPGAYRDDYGIRPLLVQLFHEAEAGRSPLYLQLLLVQFLEILTSIPGSGRLAIAEPGETKDALVRKVEIYLEDFHGERLNVEELAASLHMSYGHLSRLYKRKTGRTLIEEMNRIRLAKACELLLKPELLVKEVAEQSGFPDIYYFSKAFKKNHGVSPQAYRKQHLGREEPR from the coding sequence ATGGACTTGAAAAAATGGAGGCAAGAGCTGGCCTCCGTGCTGAACGGGCTGTGCCGCGAAATCCGGGTCGATGACGCCGTGATCGACTGGGCCGATATCGTGATCGAACAAACCGGCGGCGCCGGAAGATGCCCGGCCCACGCCCACACCTGGTACGAATTTAACTACGTATTGTCCGGCCGGATGCAAACCCGGTTTATGGACAAAGACGTCATGGTCCGCGAAGGCGAATTTTTCCTGATCCCTCCGGGCATGACCCATTCCCATATATACTATCGTGACGATCCGCACGAGGGCGTTTGTTTCCGTTGGCGGTTCAGGCCCGTATCAGGCACCCGCCCGGATGCGGGCGGGCAGGGCTTGTTCGAACGGCTGAGCCTGCTCAAAGACTGGCCTCCCGGCGCTTACCGCGACGATTACGGGATTCGGCCGCTGCTGGTCCAACTGTTTCACGAGGCGGAAGCGGGCCGCTCCCCGCTTTATTTGCAGCTGCTGCTCGTGCAGTTCCTGGAAATTTTAACTTCGATTCCGGGCTCCGGACGCCTGGCCATAGCGGAGCCGGGCGAAACCAAGGACGCCCTCGTTCGCAAGGTGGAAATCTATTTGGAGGATTTTCATGGAGAACGCCTGAACGTGGAGGAACTGGCCGCTTCCCTGCACATGAGCTACGGCCATCTTTCCCGGCTTTATAAGCGGAAGACGGGGCGAACCCTCATCGAGGAAATGAACCGGATCCGCCTGGCCAAAGCTTGCGAGCTGCTGCTCAAGCCCGAGCTACTGGTCAAAGAGGTGGCGGAGCAGTCCGGCTTCCCGGATATTTACTATTTCAGCAAGGCATTCAAGAAAAACCACGGTGTTAGCCCGCAGGCCTACCGCAAACAGCATTTGGGCCGGGAGGAACCTCGGTAG
- the trpD gene encoding anthranilate phosphoribosyltransferase: MAGQQAVQDGINRLIQGQNLGREEARGVMQAIMNGESTPAQIGGLLTALRIKGETVEEITGFAEAMRGASSRIATETSRLLDTCGTGGSGIHKINISTTAAIVAASESVRVAKHGNRSASGRSGSADVLEALGVNIQLDAEQAKRCLDEIGLCFMFSQLYHPSMKHAAGPRKELGIRTVFNMLGPLTNPAGADRQVLGIYDRTRTETIAEVLRELGSKRALVVSSEEGLDEISLSSATRVSELKDGVVTTYELQPEDLGLGKYPLGAMIGGDPQTNAAIVQRVLSGEKGAYRDIVLANAGACIYVAGLADSIREGVAIAAAAIDSGKAYSKLEQLIRTTGELSYVS; encoded by the coding sequence ATGGCAGGACAGCAAGCGGTGCAGGACGGGATCAACCGCCTGATTCAAGGACAAAATTTGGGACGGGAGGAAGCGCGGGGCGTCATGCAGGCGATCATGAACGGCGAGTCGACGCCGGCGCAAATCGGCGGGCTGCTGACGGCGCTGCGCATCAAAGGCGAGACGGTCGAGGAGATCACCGGTTTTGCGGAGGCGATGCGCGGGGCGTCGAGCCGGATTGCGACGGAAACGAGCCGGCTGCTGGATACTTGCGGTACGGGCGGATCGGGCATCCACAAAATCAACATCTCGACGACGGCGGCGATCGTGGCCGCGTCGGAGTCGGTGCGGGTAGCGAAGCACGGCAACCGCTCGGCCTCGGGCCGTTCGGGCAGCGCTGACGTGCTGGAAGCGCTGGGCGTGAACATTCAGCTCGACGCCGAGCAGGCCAAGCGGTGCCTGGACGAAATCGGCCTCTGCTTTATGTTCTCGCAGCTTTATCATCCTTCGATGAAGCATGCGGCCGGCCCGCGCAAAGAGCTCGGCATCCGGACCGTGTTCAATATGCTCGGGCCGCTCACCAATCCGGCGGGCGCGGATCGCCAGGTGCTCGGCATTTACGACCGCACGAGAACGGAAACGATCGCCGAGGTGCTGCGCGAGCTCGGTTCCAAGCGGGCGCTGGTCGTCAGCAGCGAGGAAGGGCTGGACGAAATCAGCCTCTCGTCGGCAACGCGGGTATCGGAGCTGAAGGACGGCGTGGTGACGACGTACGAGCTGCAGCCGGAGGATTTGGGACTTGGCAAGTATCCGCTCGGCGCAATGATCGGCGGCGATCCGCAGACGAACGCGGCGATTGTGCAGCGGGTGCTGAGCGGAGAAAAAGGCGCTTACCGGGACATTGTGCTGGCGAACGCCGGCGCTTGCATTTACGTCGCCGGGCTGGCGGACAGCATCCGCGAAGGCGTCGCCATCGCCGCGGCGGCAATCGATTCGGGCAAGGCCTACAGCAAATTGGAGCAGTTAATTCGGACAACGGGGGAATTAAGTTATGTATCTTGA
- the aroB gene encoding 3-dehydroquinate synthase, which produces MRTLQVDLGERSYPIYIGGGLLGKAGEFFENHQLSKKSPVLLVTDEHVAPLYLETVESSLQASGYTTVSKVVKAGEKSKSLDVYEDVMTTAIEGGLDRRSAVVALGGGVVGDLAGFVAASYMRGVPFVQMPTTILAHDSSVGGKVAVNHRLAKNMIGAFHQPEMVLYDVDSLQSLPPRDVRAGLSEMVKHGLIWDAEFAAWCREHASELLALDPEALGFGLTQGCAIKAKVVSVDEREQGLRAILNLGHTLGHAIEAIGGYGEFLHGEAISIGMAAAAKLAVNRGRDAALYQETVALLQRFELPTAMPRHLDEEKLIGAMMHDKKFKEQQLVFILPVAIGQVEIVSDVALGEVRRVIAELKEEEPHV; this is translated from the coding sequence ATGAGAACGCTGCAGGTCGATTTGGGAGAGCGTTCGTATCCGATCTATATCGGCGGCGGTTTGCTTGGGAAAGCGGGAGAGTTTTTCGAGAACCATCAGTTGTCCAAAAAAAGCCCGGTGCTGCTCGTAACCGATGAGCATGTGGCTCCCCTATATTTGGAAACGGTGGAATCTTCGCTGCAGGCAAGCGGGTACACGACGGTGAGCAAAGTGGTGAAAGCCGGGGAAAAATCGAAGTCGCTGGACGTTTACGAAGACGTCATGACGACGGCGATCGAAGGCGGTCTGGACCGCCGCTCGGCTGTGGTGGCTCTCGGCGGCGGCGTCGTCGGCGATTTGGCCGGCTTTGTGGCGGCCAGCTACATGCGCGGCGTGCCGTTCGTGCAGATGCCGACGACGATTCTGGCGCATGACAGCAGCGTGGGCGGCAAAGTGGCCGTCAACCACCGGCTGGCCAAAAACATGATCGGCGCCTTTCATCAGCCGGAAATGGTGCTGTACGACGTGGATAGCTTGCAAAGCTTGCCGCCCCGGGACGTGCGCGCCGGCTTGTCGGAGATGGTAAAGCACGGGCTGATCTGGGACGCCGAGTTCGCCGCCTGGTGCCGCGAACACGCGTCCGAGCTGCTCGCTCTTGACCCGGAGGCGCTCGGCTTCGGGCTGACGCAGGGCTGCGCTATCAAGGCGAAGGTCGTGTCCGTGGACGAACGGGAGCAAGGCCTCAGGGCGATCCTGAATTTGGGGCATACGCTGGGACATGCGATCGAGGCGATCGGCGGGTACGGCGAATTTTTGCACGGAGAAGCGATTTCGATCGGGATGGCGGCGGCGGCGAAGCTTGCGGTGAACCGGGGCCGGGATGCCGCCCTGTATCAAGAAACCGTCGCTTTGCTGCAGCGCTTTGAGCTGCCGACGGCAATGCCGCGCCATTTGGACGAGGAGAAGCTGATCGGAGCGATGATGCACGACAAGAAGTTCAAGGAACAGCAACTGGTGTTTATTTTGCCCGTCGCTATCGGCCAGGTGGAAATCGTCAGCGATGTGGCGCTGGGCGAGGTGCGGCGGGTGATCGCGGAATTGAAAGAGGAGGAACCCCATGTATAA
- the trpA gene encoding tryptophan synthase subunit alpha yields the protein MSTALVNLLDATFAKLKASGKTALIPFITVGDPDPETTLDILAVLEQAGADIVELGVPYSDPLADGPVIQRASERALAHQITVETCIQTAVKAKARGIKLPFVLFTYYNPVLQMELPRFFDLLREAGISGLIIPDLPYEEAAEVLELADDANVRLIPLVAPTSSGRITQILARARGFVYCVSSLGVTGERASFHASVDEFIASVKAETDLPVAVGFGISNREQVERFADICDGAVVGSAIVRKIEETLPLLGSESSKEQGLLQIRDFVAQLRV from the coding sequence ATGAGTACGGCGCTGGTCAATTTGCTGGATGCGACGTTTGCGAAGCTGAAAGCGTCCGGGAAAACGGCGCTCATTCCGTTCATTACCGTCGGGGATCCCGATCCGGAAACGACGTTGGACATTCTGGCCGTGCTGGAGCAGGCCGGAGCCGATATCGTCGAGCTGGGCGTGCCTTATTCCGACCCGCTTGCCGACGGTCCGGTCATCCAACGCGCCTCCGAGCGGGCGCTGGCGCACCAAATTACGGTTGAGACGTGCATTCAAACGGCGGTAAAGGCCAAGGCGCGCGGGATCAAGCTGCCGTTCGTGCTGTTTACGTATTACAATCCCGTGCTGCAGATGGAGCTCCCGCGCTTTTTTGACCTGCTGCGGGAAGCGGGGATCAGCGGGCTGATCATTCCCGACTTGCCGTACGAAGAAGCGGCGGAGGTGCTGGAGCTGGCGGATGACGCAAACGTCAGGCTGATTCCGCTCGTGGCTCCGACCTCCAGCGGCCGGATCACGCAGATTCTGGCCCGCGCCCGCGGTTTCGTGTACTGCGTGTCTTCGCTCGGGGTTACCGGGGAGAGAGCTTCTTTTCACGCCAGCGTCGACGAATTCATCGCTTCGGTCAAAGCCGAGACCGATCTGCCCGTGGCTGTGGGCTTTGGCATCTCCAACCGGGAGCAGGTCGAGCGGTTTGCGGACATTTGCGACGGAGCCGTCGTTGGCAGCGCGATCGTGCGAAAAATCGAAGAAACGCTGCCGCTGCTGGGAAGCGAGTCTTCCAAGGAACAGGGATTGTTGCAAATTCGCGACTTTGTGGCACAATTGAGGGTATAG
- the aroH gene encoding chorismate mutase, producing the protein MYNRGIRGATTVTRNEEQEILQATAGLLKEIVNRNEIVPEDIASVWITVTPDLDATFPARAIRGLSGWDMVPLMCSTEIPVKGGLPKCIRLLIHVNTTKGQREMKHVYLNEAKSLRPDLSASNS; encoded by the coding sequence ATGTATAACCGAGGAATTCGCGGGGCGACGACCGTGACCCGCAACGAAGAGCAGGAAATTTTGCAGGCGACGGCCGGATTGCTGAAAGAAATCGTGAACCGGAATGAAATCGTACCCGAGGATATCGCCAGCGTCTGGATTACGGTAACCCCCGATCTGGACGCCACCTTTCCGGCCCGGGCCATCCGCGGCCTGAGCGGCTGGGATATGGTGCCGCTGATGTGTTCGACGGAAATCCCGGTGAAAGGCGGTCTGCCGAAATGCATCCGCCTGTTGATTCACGTGAACACGACCAAAGGGCAGCGGGAAATGAAACACGTTTATTTGAACGAAGCGAAAAGCCTGCGCCCGGACTTGAGCGCGTCCAATTCTTAA